One window of Phycodurus eques isolate BA_2022a chromosome 8, UOR_Pequ_1.1, whole genome shotgun sequence genomic DNA carries:
- the dnai3 gene encoding dynein axonemal intermediate chain 3 has protein sequence MPSNPSSTNSAGSGPGHPEGIVPMVLTSATQQHFGCVADEDVTGENPYKLLTKDDILEDMKTKAAVSDFSPVKQIILDYPESELLLVFDRDFTYGQLFYLVVTPEAKERILNPPEPEPEEDLVNEIEIKTPEPKEWISLGSEKEIDEESVKETRGKLMYMFSRARSDFGMPVSFLDRNVTDAKDGNLECVSYQDRRFNIKLLQRDCGVQAIPILQSSSAQTQWKYMRNNCTQYTPGELSRSEKEKTTQPSLSDFCNAVTNRVLHALQQEEIMNVFRDDWMALGKETEDVDWSGKVSDALMLNQAFSDPRYSQDKEISCMHWHPTIQNVIAVAMTEKKQQNLIRSTGSLIAFYSFSDPTHVKILLECPDDILAFEFCPSDPNIIVGGCLNGQVVLWEISAYVVLLHPAQHGHHKHESLKTDMLGLEDKKHSKAPLVRYSAMSGVENSHKAPITDVHWLSQTFEVTAQGIPVENKSNISVQLITCSPDGSLMFWDIRMPKQGRQTAPDKKQNDLESQMANYSDNNPFKHLERTWKPLIMVPLVNMERNGDYAPIRFSLYPYTNNIINSTTISENGGDGSAVSADYSQLQMPSAKGQTPLPDINTMIYIGTQDGEIVYTDWKMERNDLDQLLSPKPLHFFRIHPCLVNTIERSPFFKDIVLTGTSLFGSSNIAIWKEGVLDGPIILLPSLEGLCTSACWSLTRPAVFFVGKGDGKIEVWNILENTGEAVHVQEHMTNGKITSIKPWTVSSKQHFLAVADDLGIVRVFQIPPVFYTASRNEKMNVGKCIDQQQERLIDLLKRQEVWQNQTPGSEDHKEVDPEKPGTPTEEQDDMKEYDDFLVLEESILKSMGFTP, from the exons ATGCCATCAAATCCAAGCTCAACCAACAGTGCAGGCAGCGGTCCAG GTCACCCTGAGGGCATCGTCCCTATGGTCCTGACATCTGCTACTCAGCAGCACTTCGGTTGCGTTGCTGATGAGGACGTCACAGGGGAGAACCCCTACAAGCTGCTGACAAAAGATGACATCTTAGAGGACATGAAAACAAAGGCAGCAGTGTCTGATTTCAGCCCTGTGAAGCAGATTATTCTG GATTATCCAGAAAGTGAGCTTTTGCTAGTTTTTGATAGGGACTTCACCTACGGCCAATTGTTCTATCTGGTTGTGACACCAGAAGCCAAGGAAAGAATCCTCAAT CCCCCTGAACCTGAGCCTGAAGAAGATTTagtaaatgaaattgaaatcaAAACTCCAGAACCAAAGGAATGGATATCACTCGGTAGTGAAAAAGAAATAGATGAAGAATCTGTCAAAGAGACAAGAGGAAAG CTAATGTACATGTTCTCCAGAGCTCGGAGTGATTTTGGGATGCCGGTCTCTTTTTTGGACCGCAATGTTACAGATGCCAAAGATGGCAACCTGGAATGTGTTTCCTACCAAGACAGACGATTCAACATCAAGCTGTTACAGAGGGATTGCGGCGTGCAGGCTATTCCCATACTTCAGAGCAGCAGTGCCCAGACACAGTG GAAGTATATGAGAAATAACTGCACACAGTACACGCCAGGAGAATTGAGCAGAAGTGAGAAGGAGAAGACCACCCAACCAAGCTTAAGTGATTTCTGTAATGCAGTAACAAACAG GGTTCTGCATGCCCTTCAGCAAGAGGAGATTATGAATGTGTTCAGAGATGACTGGATGGCTTTGGGGAAAGAAACCGAGGACGTGGACTGGTCTGGGAAGGTGTCAGATGCTTTGATGCTGAATCAGGCTTTTTCTGACCCCAGATACTCTCAGGACAAGGAGATCAGCTGCATGCACTGGCATCCCACCATCCAGA ATGTGATAGCTGTGGCGATGACAGAAAAGAAGCAGCAGAATTTGATCAGATCTACTGGGTCGCTCATAGCTTTTTACAGCTTCTCTGACCCAACTCATGTCAAG ATACTGCTAGAGTGCCCAGACGACATACTTGCCTTTGAATTTTGCCCCTCTGATCCAAACATTATTGTTGGCGGCTGCCTGAACGGGCAG GTCGTGTTGTGGGAAATATCTGCTTACGTCGTACTTTTACACCCAGCCCAACATGGTCATCATAAACATGAATCTCTCAAAACTGACATGCTG GGGCTTGAGGACAAGAAACACAGTAAAGCTCCACTTGTGCGCTACAGTGCAATGTCTGGAGTGGAGAACAGCCACAAAGCACCAATTACAGATGTCCACTGGCTGTCTCAGACATTTGAG GTAACTGCTCAGGGCATTCCAGTGGAGAACAAATCCAATATTTCTGTTCAACTTATCACCTGCTCCCCTGATGG ATCTTTAATGTTCTGGGATATCCGAATGCCAAAACAAGGGCGCCAGACCGCACCAGACAAGAAGCAGAATGATCTGGAGTCTCAAATGGCAAATTACAGCGACAACAACCCTTTCAAACACTTGGAGCGGACATGGAAACCCTTGATCATG gtTCCCTTGGTAAACATGGAGCGGAACGGAGATTATGCCCCAATAAGATTCAGCCTTTATCCCTACACCAATAATATAATTAACAGCACCACAATCTCAG AAAATGGTGGTGATGGCTCAGCAGTATCAGCAGACTACAGTCAGCTACAAATGCCCTCAGCCAAAGGACAAACACCTCTGCCAGACATAAATACCATGATTTATATTGGAACACAG GATGGGGAGATTGTTTACACTGactggaaaatggaaagaaatgacCTTGATCAACTACTTA GTCCCAAGCCCCTTCATTTTTTCAGAATTCATCCGTGCCTGGTCAATACAATAGAGCGTTCACccttttttaaagacattgtcTTGACTGGAACTTCACTATTTGGAAGCTCCAATATTGCCATTTGGAAAGAAGGAGTGTTG GACGGCCCTATTATCCTGTTGCCGAGCTTGGAAGGTCTATGCACTTCAGCATGCTGGTCTTTGACCCGGCCGGCAGTTTTCTTTGTTGGAAAAGGGGATGGAAAAATTGAGGTCTGGAACATTCTGGAAAATACGGGAGAAGCTGTGCACGTGCAAGAACACATGACCAATGGCAAGATAACCAGCATTAAACCATGGACCGTCTcct CCAAGCAGCACTTTCTGGCTGTGGCTGATGATCTTGGAATAGTCCGTGTATTTCAAATCCCACCAGTGTTCTACACTGCTTCCAGGAATGAG AAGATGAATGTGGGGAAATGCATTGATCAGCAGCAAGAGAGGCTAATCGATCTTTTGAAGAGGCAAGAAGTGTGGCAAAACCAGACACCGGGATCAGAGGATCACAAAGAAGTG GACCCTGAGAAGCCAGGAACCCCCACAGAAGAACAAGATGACATGAAGGAGTATGATGATTTTCTGGTGCTAGAGGAAAGCATCCTTAAAAGCATGGGATTCACGCCATAA